In one window of Tursiops truncatus isolate mTurTru1 chromosome 5, mTurTru1.mat.Y, whole genome shotgun sequence DNA:
- the MSANTD1 gene encoding myb/SANT-like DNA-binding domain-containing protein 1 isoform X1, with product MGLIDAGRSGLRWGCPWWEGSAPPAPSYSLVSSTVSAPQPTPCVTQASKHPACKEGSRQTVAEPGVCSGPEPCPRPARWWWRLYRDPGMAAAEVPGYLVSSQTEKHRRARNWTDAEMRGLMLVWEEFFDELKQTKRNAKVYEKMASKLLEMTGERRLGEEIKIKITNMTFQYRKLKCMTDSESVPPDWPYYLAIDRILAKVPESCDGKLPDGQQPGPSTSQTEASLSPSAKSTPLYLPYKQCSYEGRFQDDGSASSSSLLSLKFRSDERPVKKRKGQGGHLQRKKLRLLETMLEEQRRLSRALEETCREVRRGLDQHSLLQAQGLQLQERMMSLLEKIIAKSGV from the exons ATGGGGCTGATTGATGCAGGGCGATCAGGACTGCGGTGGGGCTGCCCGTGGTGGGAGGGGTCCGCACCACCCGCTCCCAGCTACTCTCTGGTCTCAAGCACTGTGTCGGCCCCTCAGCCCACCCCATGTGTCACCCAGGCCAGCAAGCACCCCGCCTGCAAGGAGGGGAGCAGGCAGACGGTGGCCGAGCCAGGGGTCTGCTCGGGGCCGGAGCCCTGCCCCCGCCCAGCCCGGTGGTGGTGGCGTTTGTACC GTGACCCCGGCATGGCAGCGGCCGAGGTGCCCGGCTACCTCGTGTCCTCGCAGACGGAGAAGCACCGGCGGGCCCGCAACTGGACGGACGCGGAGATGCGCGGCCTCATGCTCGTCTGGGAGGAGTTCTTCGACGAGCTGAAGCAGACCAAGCGCAACGCCAAGGTCTACGAGAAGATGGCCAGCAAGCTGCTGGAGATGACCGGCGAGCGCCGGCTGGGCGAGGAGATCAAGATCAAGATCACCAACATGACCTTCCAGTACAG GAAATTAAAATGCATGACAGATAGCGAGTCCGTCCCGCCCGACTGGCCCTATTACCTAGCCATTGATAGGATTCTGGCCAAGGTCCCCGAGTCCTGTGATGGCAAACTGCCGGACGGCCAGCAGCCGGGGCCCTCCACGTCCCAGACCGAGGCGTCCCTGTCGCCGTCTGCTAAGTCCACCCCTCTGTACTTACCGTATAAGCAGTGCTCCTACGAAGGCCGCTTCCAGGACGATGGCTCCGCCAGCTCCTCCAGCTTACTGTCCCTTAAGTTCAG GTCGGACGAGCGGCCCGTGAAGAAACGCAAGGGACAGGGCGGCCACTTGCAGAGGAAGAAGCTGCGGCTGCTGGAGACGATGCTGGAGGAGCAGCGCCGGCTCAGCCGCGCCCTGGAGGAGACGTGCCGCGAGGTGCGCCGCGGGCTGGACCAGCACAGCCTCCTGCAGGCGCAGGGCCTGCAGCTGCAGGAGCGCATGATGAGCCTGCTCGAGAAGATCATCGCCAAGTCCGGGGTCTAG
- the MSANTD1 gene encoding myb/SANT-like DNA-binding domain-containing protein 1 isoform X2 has protein sequence MAAAEVPGYLVSSQTEKHRRARNWTDAEMRGLMLVWEEFFDELKQTKRNAKVYEKMASKLLEMTGERRLGEEIKIKITNMTFQYRKLKCMTDSESVPPDWPYYLAIDRILAKVPESCDGKLPDGQQPGPSTSQTEASLSPSAKSTPLYLPYKQCSYEGRFQDDGSASSSSLLSLKFRSDERPVKKRKGQGGHLQRKKLRLLETMLEEQRRLSRALEETCREVRRGLDQHSLLQAQGLQLQERMMSLLEKIIAKSGV, from the exons ATGGCAGCGGCCGAGGTGCCCGGCTACCTCGTGTCCTCGCAGACGGAGAAGCACCGGCGGGCCCGCAACTGGACGGACGCGGAGATGCGCGGCCTCATGCTCGTCTGGGAGGAGTTCTTCGACGAGCTGAAGCAGACCAAGCGCAACGCCAAGGTCTACGAGAAGATGGCCAGCAAGCTGCTGGAGATGACCGGCGAGCGCCGGCTGGGCGAGGAGATCAAGATCAAGATCACCAACATGACCTTCCAGTACAG GAAATTAAAATGCATGACAGATAGCGAGTCCGTCCCGCCCGACTGGCCCTATTACCTAGCCATTGATAGGATTCTGGCCAAGGTCCCCGAGTCCTGTGATGGCAAACTGCCGGACGGCCAGCAGCCGGGGCCCTCCACGTCCCAGACCGAGGCGTCCCTGTCGCCGTCTGCTAAGTCCACCCCTCTGTACTTACCGTATAAGCAGTGCTCCTACGAAGGCCGCTTCCAGGACGATGGCTCCGCCAGCTCCTCCAGCTTACTGTCCCTTAAGTTCAG GTCGGACGAGCGGCCCGTGAAGAAACGCAAGGGACAGGGCGGCCACTTGCAGAGGAAGAAGCTGCGGCTGCTGGAGACGATGCTGGAGGAGCAGCGCCGGCTCAGCCGCGCCCTGGAGGAGACGTGCCGCGAGGTGCGCCGCGGGCTGGACCAGCACAGCCTCCTGCAGGCGCAGGGCCTGCAGCTGCAGGAGCGCATGATGAGCCTGCTCGAGAAGATCATCGCCAAGTCCGGGGTCTAG